A DNA window from Actinomadura coerulea contains the following coding sequences:
- a CDS encoding response regulator, which yields MLVVDDDEVIRQLIAVNLQLEGFEVSTAVDGQDCLEKVAEVAPDVITLDVMMPRLDGWVTAVRLREDPGTAHIRVVMITARAQEHDVRRGHEIGVDAYVTKPFDPNQLIQTVRKLAAVSR from the coding sequence GTGCTGGTCGTCGATGATGACGAGGTGATCCGCCAGCTCATCGCCGTGAACCTGCAACTGGAGGGGTTCGAGGTGTCGACCGCGGTGGACGGGCAGGACTGCCTGGAGAAGGTGGCGGAGGTCGCGCCGGACGTGATCACGCTGGACGTGATGATGCCGCGGCTGGACGGGTGGGTCACCGCGGTGCGGCTGCGGGAGGATCCCGGGACCGCGCACATCAGGGTCGTGATGATCACGGCGCGGGCGCAGGAGCATGATGTGCGGCGGGGGCACGAGATCGGCGTCGACGCGTACGTGACGAAGCCGTTCGACCCCAACCAGCTGATCCAGACGGTGCGGAAACTCGCCGCGGTGTCCAGATAG
- a CDS encoding tyrosine-type recombinase/integrase has protein sequence MNKSYDVRFWNITVKKGRKRPYVLRWLVGGKVQTKPFTTRELADSFKSELIQGARRGEAFDIETGLPESMIRAARSVSWFQHARDYVDDRWDKVSAKQRISIAETLTAVTVSLAADHKGAPDSETLRKALRRWEYNKNRREADQPAEVAAALNWVRKASVPLADLAEFEGITRALAVCAQKLDGSPAAPSYYTRRRRVLYNVLKYAVQRKRLAVNPIDGLDWKPTEDDQVWEEIDPAIVPSPRQMAELLTAVSYAGPRRGPRMVAFFACVYYAMMRPGEVVSLRESDCELPATGWGRLMLAGSKPSVGTEWTDSGEYHDDRGLKGRNRRAKRPVPIPPELVRILRDHINRYGVAPDGRLFRTERGGVLLPSGYGRTWHRARALALTPAEEASDLARRPYDLRHAGVSLRLNAGVPPTQVAEWAGHSVEVLLKIYAKVIAGHDHVWEARMDDALGS, from the coding sequence TTGAACAAGAGCTACGACGTCCGGTTCTGGAACATCACCGTAAAGAAGGGAAGAAAACGGCCCTACGTTCTGCGCTGGCTGGTAGGCGGAAAGGTCCAAACCAAGCCGTTCACCACGCGGGAACTCGCGGATAGCTTCAAGTCGGAACTGATTCAAGGCGCCCGGCGCGGCGAGGCATTCGATATCGAGACCGGCCTACCTGAGTCCATGATTCGCGCGGCCCGGTCCGTGAGCTGGTTTCAGCACGCACGCGACTATGTGGACGACCGATGGGACAAGGTATCCGCCAAACAACGCATCTCGATCGCTGAAACGCTCACCGCCGTGACGGTAAGTCTCGCGGCCGACCACAAGGGCGCGCCAGACTCGGAAACGCTGCGGAAGGCGTTGCGTCGCTGGGAGTACAACAAGAACCGGCGCGAGGCTGACCAGCCCGCCGAGGTGGCCGCCGCGCTCAACTGGGTGCGTAAGGCGTCCGTGCCACTGGCTGACCTCGCCGAGTTCGAGGGCATCACGCGGGCCCTCGCCGTGTGCGCGCAGAAGCTCGACGGCTCCCCGGCCGCGCCGAGCTACTACACCCGGCGCCGACGCGTCCTCTACAACGTGCTCAAGTACGCCGTGCAGCGGAAACGCCTCGCCGTCAACCCCATCGACGGTCTCGACTGGAAACCGACCGAAGATGACCAGGTGTGGGAGGAAATAGACCCGGCCATCGTTCCCTCACCCCGCCAAATGGCGGAACTCCTCACGGCAGTCAGCTACGCGGGACCTCGGAGAGGCCCTCGAATGGTCGCGTTCTTCGCGTGCGTCTACTACGCCATGATGCGGCCCGGCGAGGTCGTCTCTCTGCGCGAATCCGACTGCGAGCTTCCCGCGACGGGTTGGGGACGTTTGATGCTCGCCGGTTCCAAGCCCTCGGTTGGTACCGAGTGGACTGATTCGGGGGAGTACCACGACGACCGCGGACTTAAGGGGCGAAACCGTAGGGCAAAGCGGCCTGTGCCGATCCCGCCGGAGCTCGTCCGTATCCTGCGGGACCACATCAACCGGTATGGCGTCGCCCCTGACGGCCGCCTGTTCCGCACTGAGCGCGGGGGGGTACTCCTCCCGTCCGGTTACGGGCGGACGTGGCACAGGGCGCGAGCGCTCGCCCTGACGCCTGCCGAGGAAGCGTCAGATCTTGCTCGGCGCCCGTACGACCTACGGCATGCAGGCGTCTCCCTACGGCTCAATGCCGGCGTCCCGCCCACCCAGGTCGCCGAGTGGGCAGGCCACAGTGTGGAAGTGCTGCTGAAGATCTATGCCAAGGTCATCGCCGGTCACGACCACGTGTGGGAGGCACGTATGGACGACGCCCTGGGTAGCTAG
- a CDS encoding homoserine dehydrogenase, translating to MKPGLRVALLGCGVVGTEVVRLLNEQADDLAARVGVPLELAGIAVRRPDRVRAGVDPTLLTTDAQTLVTRDDVDLVIEVIGGIEPARTLMLEAMKAGKSVVTANKALLAEDGATLFAAAREYGADLYYEASVAGAIPLLRPLRESLVGDHVHRVLGIVNGTTNYILDQMDTHGAGFNEALDEAQALGYAEADPTADVEGFDAAAKAAILAQLAFHTPVTAADVHREGITEVSAADVAGAQGMDCVVKLLAICERIPSDDGRNGRGVSVRVYPAMIPRSHPLASVREAYNAVFVEAESAGSLMFYGAGAGGAPTASAILGDLVAVARNVVGGTPGPVEVTYAKLPVLPMGETVTRYYVEVDVTDEAGVLATVAEEFARHGVSIQAVRQVGSGEEAQLVVVTHRAPDAALSATVAGLRGLEIVRGVTSVMRVEGDE from the coding sequence GTGAAACCCGGACTGCGCGTGGCGCTGCTCGGTTGCGGAGTGGTCGGCACGGAGGTCGTGCGGCTGCTGAACGAGCAGGCCGACGACCTGGCCGCGCGCGTGGGGGTCCCCCTGGAGCTGGCCGGGATCGCCGTGCGCAGGCCCGACCGGGTGCGCGCGGGCGTCGACCCGACGCTGCTGACCACGGACGCGCAGACGCTCGTGACCAGGGACGACGTCGATCTCGTCATCGAGGTGATCGGCGGCATCGAGCCCGCCAGGACGCTGATGCTGGAGGCGATGAAGGCCGGCAAGTCGGTCGTCACCGCGAACAAGGCGCTGCTGGCCGAGGACGGGGCGACGCTGTTCGCGGCGGCGCGGGAGTACGGCGCCGACCTGTACTACGAGGCGTCCGTGGCGGGCGCGATCCCGCTGCTGCGGCCGTTGCGGGAGTCCCTGGTCGGCGATCACGTGCACCGGGTGCTCGGCATCGTGAACGGCACCACGAACTACATCCTCGACCAGATGGACACGCACGGCGCCGGCTTCAACGAGGCGCTGGACGAGGCGCAGGCGCTCGGCTACGCGGAGGCCGACCCGACGGCCGACGTGGAGGGCTTCGACGCGGCGGCCAAGGCGGCGATCCTGGCGCAGCTCGCCTTCCACACGCCGGTGACGGCCGCGGACGTCCACCGCGAGGGCATCACCGAGGTGAGCGCCGCCGACGTGGCGGGCGCCCAGGGGATGGACTGCGTCGTCAAGCTCCTGGCCATCTGCGAGCGGATCCCTTCGGACGACGGCCGGAACGGGCGCGGGGTGTCGGTCCGCGTGTATCCGGCGATGATCCCGCGGTCGCACCCGCTGGCGAGCGTCCGCGAGGCGTACAACGCGGTGTTCGTCGAGGCGGAGTCGGCGGGTTCGCTGATGTTCTACGGCGCGGGCGCGGGCGGGGCCCCGACGGCGTCGGCGATCCTCGGCGACCTCGTCGCGGTCGCCCGCAACGTGGTCGGCGGCACCCCGGGCCCGGTCGAGGTCACGTACGCGAAGCTGCCGGTGCTGCCGATGGGCGAGACCGTCACCCGCTACTACGTCGAGGTGGACGTGACGGACGAGGCCGGCGTGCTCGCCACGGTCGCCGAGGAGTTCGCCCGGCACGGGGTGTCGATCCAGGCCGTCCGGCAGGTGGGCTCGGGCGAGGAGGCGCAGCTCGTCGTCGTGACGCACCGGGCGCCGGACGCCGCGCTGTCGGCGACGGTGGCGGGCCTGCGCGGACTGGAGATCGTCCGCGGAGTGACGAGTGTCATGCGCGTCGAGGGAGACGAGTGA
- the lysA gene encoding diaminopimelate decarboxylase, which translates to MSRVHPAGGRHADVLPEDHPVGPAEDLNALDPSVWPRNSKREEGVLTVGGVDVRDLAKEYGTPLYVYDEEDVRSRAREYVAAFHDGDVHYAGKAFLCTAVARWLNEEGLGLDVCSGGELAVALAAGFPTERITLHGSNKAPWELEKALEVGVGRIVLDSFEEIARVGYLAQEMGVRPKVMVRVTTGVEAHTHEFIATAHDDQKFGFSRSSGAALEAVRRVLELEQLELVGLHSHIGSQIFEVDGFEVAAHRLAELLVAIRDEHGVELPELDLGGGYGIAYVPGEEPHDPKSIADGLRAIVARECRAYELSMPRLTVEPGRAIIGPGGVTLYEVGTVKDVEGLRTYVSVDGGMSDNLRTALYGAEYTGALASRSSEAAPMLSRLVGKHCESGDIVVRDLWFPEDLAAGDLVAVAATGAYCRSMASNYNHVPKPAVVAVRDGRSRVIVRRESAEDLLRLDAEVEA; encoded by the coding sequence ATGAGTCGAGTACACCCAGCCGGGGGGCGGCATGCCGACGTCCTGCCGGAGGATCATCCGGTGGGGCCGGCGGAGGACCTGAACGCGCTCGACCCTTCTGTGTGGCCGCGGAACTCCAAGCGGGAGGAAGGCGTCCTCACGGTCGGGGGAGTGGACGTCAGGGACCTGGCGAAGGAGTACGGGACGCCTCTGTACGTCTACGACGAGGAGGACGTCCGGAGCCGCGCCAGGGAGTACGTGGCGGCGTTCCATGACGGGGACGTCCACTACGCGGGCAAGGCGTTCCTGTGCACGGCCGTCGCGCGGTGGCTGAACGAGGAGGGCCTGGGCCTCGACGTGTGCAGCGGGGGTGAGCTTGCCGTGGCGCTGGCGGCGGGCTTCCCTACCGAGCGCATCACGTTGCACGGGAGCAACAAGGCGCCCTGGGAGCTGGAGAAGGCCCTGGAGGTGGGGGTCGGGCGGATCGTGCTCGACTCGTTCGAGGAGATCGCCCGGGTGGGGTACCTCGCCCAGGAGATGGGCGTCCGGCCCAAGGTGATGGTGCGCGTGACCACGGGTGTCGAGGCGCACACCCACGAGTTCATCGCCACCGCGCATGACGACCAGAAGTTCGGGTTCTCCAGGAGTTCCGGGGCGGCCCTGGAGGCGGTCAGGCGGGTCCTGGAGCTGGAGCAGCTCGAACTGGTGGGGCTGCACAGCCACATCGGCTCGCAGATCTTCGAGGTGGACGGGTTCGAGGTGGCCGCGCACCGGCTGGCCGAGCTGCTGGTGGCCATCCGCGACGAGCACGGGGTCGAGCTTCCGGAGCTCGACCTGGGGGGCGGCTACGGCATCGCGTACGTGCCGGGCGAGGAGCCGCACGACCCGAAGTCGATCGCGGACGGGCTGCGCGCCATCGTGGCGCGCGAGTGCCGGGCGTACGAGCTGTCGATGCCGCGGCTGACCGTGGAGCCGGGCCGGGCGATCATCGGCCCCGGCGGCGTCACGCTGTACGAGGTCGGGACGGTCAAGGACGTCGAGGGCCTGCGCACGTACGTCTCGGTGGACGGCGGCATGTCCGACAACCTGCGCACGGCCCTGTACGGCGCCGAATACACCGGGGCGCTGGCGAGCAGATCGTCCGAGGCCGCCCCCATGCTCAGTAGGCTTGTCGGCAAGCACTGCGAGAGCGGCGACATTGTGGTGCGGGACCTGTGGTTCCCCGAAGATCTTGCGGCGGGGGATCTGGTGGCGGTGGCGGCGACCGGTGCGTACTGTCGGTCGATGGCCAGCAACTACAACCATGTCCCGAAGCCCGCCGTGGTGGCGGTGAGGGACGGCAGGTCGCGCGTGATCGTCCGGCGGGAGAGCGCGGAGGACCTGCTGCGGCTCGATGCGGAGGTCGAAGCGTGA
- the thrC gene encoding threonine synthase — protein sequence MNANARAWRGIIEEYRDRLPVTDATPVVTLLEGGTPLVPAPRLSQMTRCEVFLKVEGANPTGSFKDRGMTMAISKAAEDGAKAVICASTGNTSASAAAYAVRAGMTCAVLVPNGKIAMGKLAQALVHGARLLQVDGNFDDCLELARKLSVDYPVALVNSVNKYRLQGQKTAAFEIVDTLGDAPDVHCLPVGNAGNISAYWMGYKEYAKDGVSSRAPRMLGFQASGAAPFVKGEPVLKPQTIATAIRIGNPASWDLAVAARDESGGAIDSVTDRQILAAYRLLAREEGVFVEPASAASVAGLLQASEQGGVAAGSRVVCTVTGNGLKDPDWAISGAPAPTTIKVDAHSAASELGLT from the coding sequence GTGAACGCGAACGCCCGCGCGTGGCGCGGCATTATCGAGGAGTACCGCGACCGGCTTCCGGTGACGGACGCGACGCCCGTCGTCACCCTGCTGGAGGGCGGTACCCCCCTCGTGCCGGCCCCCCGGCTCTCCCAGATGACCCGCTGCGAGGTGTTCCTCAAGGTCGAGGGCGCCAACCCGACCGGGTCGTTCAAGGACCGCGGCATGACGATGGCGATCAGCAAGGCCGCCGAGGACGGCGCCAAGGCCGTCATCTGCGCCTCGACCGGCAACACCTCCGCGTCCGCCGCCGCGTACGCGGTGCGGGCCGGGATGACCTGCGCGGTCCTGGTGCCCAACGGCAAGATCGCGATGGGCAAGCTGGCGCAGGCGCTCGTGCACGGCGCCCGGCTGCTCCAGGTGGACGGCAACTTCGACGACTGCCTCGAACTGGCGCGCAAGCTGTCGGTGGACTACCCGGTCGCGCTGGTCAACTCGGTGAACAAGTACCGGCTGCAGGGCCAGAAGACGGCCGCGTTCGAGATCGTGGACACGCTCGGCGACGCGCCCGACGTCCACTGCCTGCCCGTCGGAAACGCCGGAAACATCTCCGCGTACTGGATGGGCTACAAGGAGTACGCCAAGGACGGCGTCTCCTCGCGCGCCCCGCGCATGCTGGGTTTCCAGGCGAGCGGCGCGGCGCCGTTCGTGAAGGGCGAGCCCGTCCTGAAGCCGCAGACCATCGCCACCGCGATCCGCATCGGCAACCCCGCCTCGTGGGACCTCGCGGTCGCCGCGCGGGACGAGTCCGGCGGCGCGATCGACTCGGTCACCGACCGGCAGATCCTCGCCGCCTACCGGCTCCTCGCCCGGGAGGAGGGGGTCTTCGTGGAGCCCGCCTCCGCGGCGAGCGTCGCCGGCCTGCTCCAGGCGAGCGAGCAGGGTGGGGTCGCGGCGGGGTCCAGGGTCGTCTGCACCGTCACGGGCAACGGCCTCAAGGACCCCGACTGGGCCATCTCCGGGGCGCCCGCGCCGACGACCATCAAGGTCGACGCGCACTCGGCCGCGTCCGAGCTCGGCCTCACCTGA
- the rho gene encoding transcription termination factor Rho — translation MSESSELLTDATSTETAAAPAGAEPAAPRRRRGTGLSAMVLPELKALASSLGITGTTGMRKSQLIAAIQEKQGGQGQGSAGGEQGAAAPVATERPRRGRAAAKREVPDEQVAIADPAPASAPASDSAAASGDAPASEARSGTAEKAVQGDKQEKAERQGGRQRGEKQDRGASEGRGDRQGRDQGRDQGREQNAEDGEAQGGRDGNRDGREGREGGGRQRQRGGRERGEGRDRGERGDRGDRGDRGERGDRGDQGGGRQRGQGGGGQGGGGQHDDDDGSGRGRRGRRFRERNRGRGRERYEEPVVTEDDVLIPVAGILDILDNYAFVRTTGYLPGPNDVYVSLAQVRKNGLRKGDVITGAVRQAREGERREKFNALVRLDTVNGVEPDQAKGRVDFSKLTPLYPQERLRLESDAGILTTRIIDLVSPIGKGQRGLIVSPPKAGKTMVLQAIANAITKNNPECHLMVVLVDERPEEVTDMQRTVKGEVIHSTFDRPAEDHTTVAELAIERAKRLVELGHDVVVLLDSITRLGRAYNLAAPASGRILSGGVDSTALYPPKRFFGAARNIENGGSLTILATALVETGSRMDEVIFEEFKGTGNMELKLNRSLADKRIFPAVDVDQSSTRKEEILMAPEELRVVWQLRRVLHALDTQQALELLIEKMKETKSNAEFLLQVQKTTVSDDR, via the coding sequence GTGAGCGAATCCAGCGAACTCCTTACGGACGCAACGAGCACGGAAACCGCCGCCGCTCCGGCCGGCGCGGAGCCCGCCGCCCCCCGGCGCCGCCGCGGCACCGGCCTGTCGGCCATGGTGCTCCCCGAGCTCAAGGCGCTCGCGTCCAGCCTCGGCATCACCGGCACGACCGGGATGCGCAAGAGCCAGCTCATCGCCGCCATTCAGGAGAAGCAGGGCGGCCAGGGGCAGGGCTCGGCGGGAGGCGAGCAGGGAGCCGCTGCGCCGGTGGCGACCGAGCGGCCGCGCCGCGGCCGCGCCGCCGCCAAGCGAGAGGTGCCCGACGAGCAGGTCGCCATCGCCGACCCCGCGCCCGCGTCCGCGCCCGCTTCCGACAGCGCGGCCGCGTCCGGCGACGCGCCCGCGTCCGAGGCGCGGTCCGGCACGGCCGAGAAGGCCGTCCAGGGCGACAAGCAGGAGAAGGCCGAGCGGCAGGGCGGTCGGCAGCGGGGCGAGAAGCAGGACCGGGGTGCTTCCGAGGGACGCGGCGACCGCCAGGGCCGGGACCAGGGCCGGGACCAGGGGCGCGAGCAGAACGCCGAGGACGGTGAGGCCCAGGGCGGCCGGGACGGCAACCGCGACGGCCGCGAGGGCCGGGAGGGCGGCGGCCGCCAGCGGCAGCGCGGGGGCCGGGAGCGCGGCGAGGGCCGCGACCGCGGCGAGCGCGGTGACCGCGGTGACCGGGGCGACCGTGGTGAGCGCGGCGACCGTGGTGACCAGGGCGGCGGACGTCAGCGCGGCCAGGGCGGCGGCGGTCAGGGCGGCGGCGGCCAGCACGACGATGACGACGGCAGCGGCCGGGGCCGTCGCGGGCGCCGGTTCCGGGAGCGCAACCGCGGCCGCGGCCGCGAGCGCTACGAGGAGCCGGTGGTCACCGAGGACGACGTCCTCATCCCCGTCGCGGGCATCCTCGACATCCTCGACAACTACGCCTTCGTCCGGACGACCGGCTACCTGCCCGGCCCGAACGACGTGTACGTCTCGCTGGCGCAGGTCCGCAAGAACGGGCTGCGCAAGGGCGACGTCATCACCGGCGCCGTCCGGCAGGCGCGCGAGGGCGAGCGGCGCGAGAAGTTCAACGCGCTGGTCCGCCTCGACACCGTCAACGGGGTGGAGCCCGACCAGGCCAAGGGCCGCGTCGACTTCAGCAAGCTGACCCCGCTGTACCCGCAGGAGCGGCTGCGCCTGGAGTCCGACGCGGGCATCCTGACGACCCGGATCATCGACCTGGTGTCGCCGATCGGCAAGGGCCAGCGCGGTCTGATCGTCTCGCCGCCGAAGGCCGGCAAGACGATGGTGCTCCAGGCGATCGCCAACGCGATCACCAAGAACAACCCGGAGTGCCACCTGATGGTCGTCCTCGTGGACGAGCGTCCGGAAGAGGTCACCGACATGCAGCGGACGGTGAAGGGCGAGGTCATCCACTCGACCTTCGACCGTCCCGCCGAGGACCACACCACGGTCGCCGAGCTGGCGATCGAGCGCGCCAAGCGGCTGGTCGAACTCGGCCACGACGTCGTGGTGCTGCTCGACTCGATCACCCGCCTGGGCCGGGCCTACAACCTAGCGGCGCCCGCGTCCGGCCGCATCCTGTCCGGCGGTGTCGACTCGACCGCGCTGTACCCGCCGAAGCGGTTCTTCGGCGCGGCGCGCAACATCGAGAACGGCGGCTCGCTGACGATCCTCGCCACCGCGCTGGTGGAGACCGGGTCCCGCATGGACGAGGTCATCTTCGAGGAGTTCAAGGGCACCGGCAACATGGAGCTGAAGCTCAACCGGTCGCTCGCGGACAAGCGGATCTTCCCGGCGGTGGACGTCGACCAGTCCTCCACCCGCAAGGAGGAGATCCTCATGGCTCCCGAGGAGCTGCGGGTCGTCTGGCAGCTGCGCCGGGTGCTGCACGCGCTCGACACGCAGCAGGCGCTGGAGCTCCTCATCGAGAAGATGAAGGAGACCAAGTCCAACGCCGAGTTCCTGCTCCAGGTGCAGAAGACGACCGTTTCCGACGATCGCTGA
- a CDS encoding helix-turn-helix transcriptional regulator, with the protein MAKRSSAWITVPEILDELGITRRTWQRWRALGKTPPCTVLPNRKLRIRRVDFENWLSSLEERAA; encoded by the coding sequence ATGGCCAAGAGGTCCAGCGCATGGATCACCGTGCCCGAGATCCTCGACGAGCTCGGCATCACCCGGCGCACATGGCAGCGCTGGCGTGCCCTCGGCAAGACGCCGCCCTGCACCGTTCTGCCCAACCGCAAGCTTCGGATTCGCCGAGTCGACTTCGAGAACTGGCTTTCCAGCCTTGAAGAGAGGGCCGCTTGA
- the thrB gene encoding homoserine kinase: MLVRTPATSANLGPGFDSLGLALDLYDDVKVEATGAGLSIEVDGEGAEVADRGERHLIVRVLRRTFDVLDELAGTGPARPDGLRLRCRNRIPHSRGLGSSSAAIVAGIVAARALHPAGRLLDDAGALRLATEIEGHPDNVAPCLSGGLTVAWTTPGGPRSVRLESQVTRVVAFVPEQRLATERARGLLPETVPHGDAAANAGRAALLVAALTGGLDAGVLLDATEDRLHQDYRAPAMPESAALVARLRDAGVPAVISGAGPTVLAFTTASHVDSIGGEVGKGWHEHPLDVATRGARVMPPESEHRG, from the coding sequence GTGCTGGTGCGGACCCCCGCCACCAGCGCCAACCTGGGCCCGGGGTTCGACTCGCTCGGCCTCGCGCTGGACCTGTACGACGACGTCAAGGTCGAGGCGACCGGCGCCGGCCTGTCCATCGAGGTGGACGGCGAGGGCGCCGAGGTCGCCGACCGCGGCGAGCGGCACCTGATCGTGCGGGTGTTGCGACGGACCTTCGACGTCCTGGACGAGCTGGCCGGAACCGGTCCCGCGCGCCCGGACGGGCTCCGGCTGCGGTGCCGCAACCGCATCCCGCACAGCCGCGGCCTCGGCTCCTCGTCCGCCGCGATCGTCGCCGGGATCGTCGCGGCCCGCGCGCTGCACCCCGCGGGGAGGCTCCTCGACGACGCCGGGGCGCTGCGCCTCGCGACGGAGATCGAGGGCCACCCCGACAACGTGGCCCCGTGCCTGTCCGGCGGCCTGACCGTCGCCTGGACGACGCCCGGCGGCCCCCGGTCGGTGCGGCTGGAGTCGCAGGTCACGCGGGTCGTCGCGTTCGTCCCCGAGCAGCGGCTCGCGACGGAGCGGGCCCGCGGCCTGCTGCCCGAGACCGTCCCGCACGGGGACGCCGCCGCCAACGCGGGGCGCGCGGCGCTGCTCGTCGCGGCGCTCACCGGCGGCCTGGACGCCGGCGTCCTGCTCGACGCGACCGAGGACCGGCTCCACCAGGATTACCGCGCGCCGGCCATGCCCGAATCGGCGGCACTCGTCGCGCGGCTTCGGGACGCCGGCGTTCCGGCGGTGATTTCCGGTGCGGGGCCCACTGTCCTGGCCTTCACAACCGCGTCGCACGTTGATTCGATCGGCGGCGAAGTGGGTAAAGGGTGGCACGAACACCCGTTGGACGTCGCGACCCGCGGCGCACGCGTGATGCCCCCGGAATCGGAGCATCGGGGCTGA
- a CDS encoding DALR anticodon-binding domain-containing protein encodes MRAVRDAVDAGEIDVAVPEEVVVFGRGGGVFESPVALRLGVDPRVIARRVGGSVSGPGFVRVVVGPELVDVIRRDPGYGVARVPRGGWSEWPRTFENPGFSVRYAYARACWVERWARELGVGAGPFEGGAEELVGALGDVPGRAAQAERERDARPLMLCLENVAGAYHEVHERCPALPAGEEEPGAVHAGRVGLAEAVRVVLGNGLNMIGETPRERI; translated from the coding sequence GTGCGCGCTGTGCGGGACGCCGTGGACGCCGGGGAGATCGATGTCGCGGTTCCCGAGGAGGTCGTGGTCTTCGGGCGGGGCGGCGGGGTTTTCGAGAGTCCGGTGGCGCTGAGGCTCGGTGTCGATCCGCGGGTGATCGCGCGGCGGGTCGGCGGGAGCGTCTCCGGGCCCGGGTTCGTCAGGGTCGTGGTGGGGCCCGAACTGGTGGACGTCATCCGGCGTGATCCTGGTTACGGGGTCGCGCGGGTTCCGCGGGGCGGGTGGAGCGAGTGGCCCCGGACGTTCGAGAACCCGGGATTCTCGGTGCGTTACGCCTATGCGAGGGCCTGCTGGGTGGAGCGCTGGGCTCGGGAACTCGGGGTCGGGGCCGGGCCGTTCGAGGGTGGTGCGGAGGAGCTCGTGGGGGCGCTCGGGGACGTCCCCGGACGGGCCGCGCAGGCGGAGCGGGAACGCGATGCCAGGCCCCTGATGTTGTGCTTGGAGAACGTTGCCGGGGCGTACCACGAGGTGCACGAGCGCTGTCCGGCGCTGCCCGCGGGCGAGGAGGAGCCCGGGGCGGTGCACGCGGGGCGGGTCGGCCTGGCGGAGGCCGTGAGGGTCGTCCTCGGCAACGGGCTGAACATGATCGGTGAGACACCTAGAGAGCGGATATGA